One segment of Ipomoea triloba cultivar NCNSP0323 chromosome 12, ASM357664v1 DNA contains the following:
- the LOC115999008 gene encoding serine/threonine-protein kinase BLUS1 isoform X3 translates to MASGQKSYSLNPDDYKLLEEVGYGASATVYRAIYLPLNDVIAVKCLDLDRCNSNLDDIRREAQTMSLIDHPNVIRAFCSFVVGSYLWVVMPFMAEGSCLHLMKIAYPEGFEESAICSILKETLKALEYLHRHGHIHRDVKAGNILLDSNGEVKLADFGVSACMFDTGERQRSRNTFVGTPCWMAPEVLQPGTGYDFKADIWSFGITALELAHGHAPFSKYPPMKVLLMTIQNAPPGLDYDRDKRFSKAFKEMVAMCLVKDQTKRPTAEKLLKHSFFKNVKPPELSVKKLFSDLPPLWNRVKDLQVRDAAQLALKKMPSAEQEAISQSEYQRGVSAWNFDLEDLKFQASMVPDEDEVQEVKEEDENMKHYTNSEVISNSRENVAGLSTNQNIVSRTETENQQVERAQQVRRAPSFSGPLMLPNRASANSLSAPIKPSSGFRDSLEDKSKTNLVQIKGRFSVTSENVDLVKDIPLCTVPRRYSQTSPLRKSASVGEWVHENKQMPSNQSAKEVLHGNVPASILMPHLQNLFQQTSIQQDLIMSLLNSMQPSTGEASQNGKSPPQQRNSENNGTVETAASERERLLLVKISELQTRMVNLTDELTAEKLKYMQLQQRLNAMSNRGEDGDRREVDS, encoded by the exons atGGCCTCCGGTCAGAAGAGTTACTCGCTGAATCCGGATGACTACAAGCTTCTAGAAGAGGTCGGTTATGGCGCCAGCGCTACTGTCTACAGAGCGATCTATCTCCCTCTCAATGATGTTATCGCCGTCAAGTGTTTGGATCTCGATCGCTGTAACAGCAATCTG GATGACATACGCAGGGAAGCCCAAACAATGAGTTTAATTGATCATCCCAATGTTATTAGAGCATTTTGCTCATTTGTTGTTGGTAGCTACCTTTGGGTGGTTATGCCCTTTATGGCCGAAGGTTCTTGTCTGCACCTCATGAAGATAGCATACCCAGAAGGATTTGAAGAGTCTGCTATTTGTTCTATACTTAAAGAAACACTCAAGGCTTTGGAATATCTTCATCGGCATGGCCACATTCATCGTGATGTTAAG GCTGGAAATATACTCTTAGACAGTAATGGGGAAGTAAAGCTTGCTGACTTTGGTGTTTCAGCATGCATGTTTGACACGGGTGAGAGGCAGCGTTCCAGGAATACATTTGTAGGAACTCCATGCTG gATGGCACCAGAAGTTCTGCAGCCTGGAACTGGATATGATTTCAA GGCTGACATTTGGTCTTTTGGAATAACTGCACTGGAGTTGGCGCATGGTCATGCACCATTTTCCAAATACCCCCCAATGAAG GTTCTCCTTATGACCATACAAAATGCTCCTCCCGGACTTGATTATGACCGTGATAAAAGATTCTCTAAG gCTTTCAAAGAAATGGTTGCAATGTGTTTGGTGAAGGACCAAACCAAAAGGCCCACTGCAGAGAAGTTGTTGAAACATTCTTTTTTCAAGAATGTCAAGCCTCCAGAGCTGTCTGTAAAGAAACTCTTTTCTGACTTGCCTCCACTTTGGAATCGTGTCAAAGATCTCCAG GTTAGAGACGCAGCTCAACTTGCTTTAAAGAAGATGCCTTCAGCAGAACAAGAAGCAATATCACAG AGTGAATACCAGCGAGGTGTTAGTGCATGGAATTTTGAtcttgaagatttgaagttccAGGCATCAATG GTGCCAGATGAAGACGAAGTACAGGAAGTTAAGGAAGAGGatgaaaatatgaaacattACACAAATAGTGAG GTCATATCTAATTCCAGAGAAAATGTAGCGGGATTAAGTACCAATCAAAATATTGTTTCCAG GACTGAGACTGAAAACCAACAGGTTGAGAGAGCTCAGCAAGTGCGAAGAGCACCTAGTTTCAGTGGTCCTTTAATGTTACCAAACCGAGCTTCAGCAAATAGTTTATCAGCTCCTATTAAACCATCTAGTG GATTTAGAGATTCTTTGGAAGACAAGTCAAAAACCAACTTGGTGCAAATTAAAGGGCGATTCTCTGTGACATCAGAAAATGTAGATCTTGTGAAG gATATCCCTTTATGTACAGTTCCTCGACGGTATTCTCAA ACATCACCTCTGAGGAAATCTGCTAGCGTTGGAGAATGGGTTCATGAGAATAAACAAATG CCATCCAATCAGTCAGCTAAGGAAGTTCTCCATGGTAATGTACCTGCATCAATTCTTATGCCCCACCTTCAAAATCTTTTTCAACAAACTTCAATTCAACAG GATCTCATTATGAGTTTGTTGAATAGTATGCAACCATCCACAGGAGAAG CATCTCAAAATGGGAAATCACCTCCGCAACAACGCAATTCAGAGAATAATGGAACC GTTGAAACAGCTGCATCTGAGCGGGAACGCTTGCTTCTAGTAAAGATTTCTGAGCTTCAAACAAG GATGGTTAACTTGACGGATGAATTAACTGCTGAAAAATTGAAGTACATGCAG TTGCAACAACGGTTAAATGCCATGTCAAACCGAGGAGAAGATGGAGACCGGAGAGAAGTGGATTCTTGA
- the LOC115999008 gene encoding serine/threonine-protein kinase BLUS1 isoform X2, with the protein MASGQKSYSLNPDDYKLLEEVGYGASATVYRAIYLPLNDVIAVKCLDLDRCNSNLDDIRREAQTMSLIDHPNVIRAFCSFVVGSYLWVVMPFMAEGSCLHLMKIAYPEGFEESAICSILKETLKALEYLHRHGHIHRDVKAGNILLDSNGEVKLADFGVSACMFDTGERQRSRNTFVGTPCWMAPEVLQPGTGYDFKADIWSFGITALELAHGHAPFSKYPPMKVLLMTIQNAPPGLDYDRDKRFSKAFKEMVAMCLVKDQTKRPTAEKLLKHSFFKNVKPPELSVKKLFSDLPPLWNRVKDLQVRDAAQLALKKMPSAEQEAISQSEYQRGVSAWNFDLEDLKFQASMVPDEDEVQEVKEEDENMKHYTNSEVISNSRENVAGLSTNQNIVSSDQTRASEGQIKKGKDLESGLLDSDQRKNELKKNGSKTELPPLTSDKDVVQTKTRNLTGKPRQSQSGPLMPGTVLSHSTAERARNIERTETENQQVERAQQVRRAPSFSGPLMLPNRASANSLSAPIKPSSGFRDSLEDKSKTNLVQIKGRFSVTSENVDLVKTSPLRKSASVGEWVHENKQMPSNQSAKEVLHGNVPASILMPHLQNLFQQTSIQQDLIMSLLNSMQPSTGEASQNGKSPPQQRNSENNGTVETAASERERLLLVKISELQTRMVNLTDELTAEKLKYMQLQQRLNAMSNRGEDGDRREVDS; encoded by the exons atGGCCTCCGGTCAGAAGAGTTACTCGCTGAATCCGGATGACTACAAGCTTCTAGAAGAGGTCGGTTATGGCGCCAGCGCTACTGTCTACAGAGCGATCTATCTCCCTCTCAATGATGTTATCGCCGTCAAGTGTTTGGATCTCGATCGCTGTAACAGCAATCTG GATGACATACGCAGGGAAGCCCAAACAATGAGTTTAATTGATCATCCCAATGTTATTAGAGCATTTTGCTCATTTGTTGTTGGTAGCTACCTTTGGGTGGTTATGCCCTTTATGGCCGAAGGTTCTTGTCTGCACCTCATGAAGATAGCATACCCAGAAGGATTTGAAGAGTCTGCTATTTGTTCTATACTTAAAGAAACACTCAAGGCTTTGGAATATCTTCATCGGCATGGCCACATTCATCGTGATGTTAAG GCTGGAAATATACTCTTAGACAGTAATGGGGAAGTAAAGCTTGCTGACTTTGGTGTTTCAGCATGCATGTTTGACACGGGTGAGAGGCAGCGTTCCAGGAATACATTTGTAGGAACTCCATGCTG gATGGCACCAGAAGTTCTGCAGCCTGGAACTGGATATGATTTCAA GGCTGACATTTGGTCTTTTGGAATAACTGCACTGGAGTTGGCGCATGGTCATGCACCATTTTCCAAATACCCCCCAATGAAG GTTCTCCTTATGACCATACAAAATGCTCCTCCCGGACTTGATTATGACCGTGATAAAAGATTCTCTAAG gCTTTCAAAGAAATGGTTGCAATGTGTTTGGTGAAGGACCAAACCAAAAGGCCCACTGCAGAGAAGTTGTTGAAACATTCTTTTTTCAAGAATGTCAAGCCTCCAGAGCTGTCTGTAAAGAAACTCTTTTCTGACTTGCCTCCACTTTGGAATCGTGTCAAAGATCTCCAG GTTAGAGACGCAGCTCAACTTGCTTTAAAGAAGATGCCTTCAGCAGAACAAGAAGCAATATCACAG AGTGAATACCAGCGAGGTGTTAGTGCATGGAATTTTGAtcttgaagatttgaagttccAGGCATCAATG GTGCCAGATGAAGACGAAGTACAGGAAGTTAAGGAAGAGGatgaaaatatgaaacattACACAAATAGTGAG GTCATATCTAATTCCAGAGAAAATGTAGCGGGATTAAGTACCAATCAAAATATTGTTTCCAG tgATCAAACAAGAGCAAGTGAGGGCCAGATCAAGAAGGGAAAAGACTTGGAAAGTGGTTTGCTGGATTCTGACCAAAGgaaaaatgaacttaaaaaaaatggatCAAAAACAGAACTGCCACCACTTACCTCAGACAAAGATGTTGTACAGACCAAGACTAGAAATCTAACAGGAAAACCTCGCCAAAGTCAGAGTGGACCTCTCATGCCAGGAACCGTATTAAGTCATTCTACTGCTGAAAGGGCTCGCAACATAGAAAG GACTGAGACTGAAAACCAACAGGTTGAGAGAGCTCAGCAAGTGCGAAGAGCACCTAGTTTCAGTGGTCCTTTAATGTTACCAAACCGAGCTTCAGCAAATAGTTTATCAGCTCCTATTAAACCATCTAGTG GATTTAGAGATTCTTTGGAAGACAAGTCAAAAACCAACTTGGTGCAAATTAAAGGGCGATTCTCTGTGACATCAGAAAATGTAGATCTTGTGAAG ACATCACCTCTGAGGAAATCTGCTAGCGTTGGAGAATGGGTTCATGAGAATAAACAAATG CCATCCAATCAGTCAGCTAAGGAAGTTCTCCATGGTAATGTACCTGCATCAATTCTTATGCCCCACCTTCAAAATCTTTTTCAACAAACTTCAATTCAACAG GATCTCATTATGAGTTTGTTGAATAGTATGCAACCATCCACAGGAGAAG CATCTCAAAATGGGAAATCACCTCCGCAACAACGCAATTCAGAGAATAATGGAACC GTTGAAACAGCTGCATCTGAGCGGGAACGCTTGCTTCTAGTAAAGATTTCTGAGCTTCAAACAAG GATGGTTAACTTGACGGATGAATTAACTGCTGAAAAATTGAAGTACATGCAG TTGCAACAACGGTTAAATGCCATGTCAAACCGAGGAGAAGATGGAGACCGGAGAGAAGTGGATTCTTGA
- the LOC115999008 gene encoding serine/threonine-protein kinase BLUS1 isoform X1, with translation MASGQKSYSLNPDDYKLLEEVGYGASATVYRAIYLPLNDVIAVKCLDLDRCNSNLDDIRREAQTMSLIDHPNVIRAFCSFVVGSYLWVVMPFMAEGSCLHLMKIAYPEGFEESAICSILKETLKALEYLHRHGHIHRDVKAGNILLDSNGEVKLADFGVSACMFDTGERQRSRNTFVGTPCWMAPEVLQPGTGYDFKADIWSFGITALELAHGHAPFSKYPPMKVLLMTIQNAPPGLDYDRDKRFSKAFKEMVAMCLVKDQTKRPTAEKLLKHSFFKNVKPPELSVKKLFSDLPPLWNRVKDLQVRDAAQLALKKMPSAEQEAISQSEYQRGVSAWNFDLEDLKFQASMVPDEDEVQEVKEEDENMKHYTNSEVISNSRENVAGLSTNQNIVSSDQTRASEGQIKKGKDLESGLLDSDQRKNELKKNGSKTELPPLTSDKDVVQTKTRNLTGKPRQSQSGPLMPGTVLSHSTAERARNIERTETENQQVERAQQVRRAPSFSGPLMLPNRASANSLSAPIKPSSGFRDSLEDKSKTNLVQIKGRFSVTSENVDLVKDIPLCTVPRRYSQTSPLRKSASVGEWVHENKQMPSNQSAKEVLHGNVPASILMPHLQNLFQQTSIQQDLIMSLLNSMQPSTGEASQNGKSPPQQRNSENNGTVETAASERERLLLVKISELQTRMVNLTDELTAEKLKYMQLQQRLNAMSNRGEDGDRREVDS, from the exons atGGCCTCCGGTCAGAAGAGTTACTCGCTGAATCCGGATGACTACAAGCTTCTAGAAGAGGTCGGTTATGGCGCCAGCGCTACTGTCTACAGAGCGATCTATCTCCCTCTCAATGATGTTATCGCCGTCAAGTGTTTGGATCTCGATCGCTGTAACAGCAATCTG GATGACATACGCAGGGAAGCCCAAACAATGAGTTTAATTGATCATCCCAATGTTATTAGAGCATTTTGCTCATTTGTTGTTGGTAGCTACCTTTGGGTGGTTATGCCCTTTATGGCCGAAGGTTCTTGTCTGCACCTCATGAAGATAGCATACCCAGAAGGATTTGAAGAGTCTGCTATTTGTTCTATACTTAAAGAAACACTCAAGGCTTTGGAATATCTTCATCGGCATGGCCACATTCATCGTGATGTTAAG GCTGGAAATATACTCTTAGACAGTAATGGGGAAGTAAAGCTTGCTGACTTTGGTGTTTCAGCATGCATGTTTGACACGGGTGAGAGGCAGCGTTCCAGGAATACATTTGTAGGAACTCCATGCTG gATGGCACCAGAAGTTCTGCAGCCTGGAACTGGATATGATTTCAA GGCTGACATTTGGTCTTTTGGAATAACTGCACTGGAGTTGGCGCATGGTCATGCACCATTTTCCAAATACCCCCCAATGAAG GTTCTCCTTATGACCATACAAAATGCTCCTCCCGGACTTGATTATGACCGTGATAAAAGATTCTCTAAG gCTTTCAAAGAAATGGTTGCAATGTGTTTGGTGAAGGACCAAACCAAAAGGCCCACTGCAGAGAAGTTGTTGAAACATTCTTTTTTCAAGAATGTCAAGCCTCCAGAGCTGTCTGTAAAGAAACTCTTTTCTGACTTGCCTCCACTTTGGAATCGTGTCAAAGATCTCCAG GTTAGAGACGCAGCTCAACTTGCTTTAAAGAAGATGCCTTCAGCAGAACAAGAAGCAATATCACAG AGTGAATACCAGCGAGGTGTTAGTGCATGGAATTTTGAtcttgaagatttgaagttccAGGCATCAATG GTGCCAGATGAAGACGAAGTACAGGAAGTTAAGGAAGAGGatgaaaatatgaaacattACACAAATAGTGAG GTCATATCTAATTCCAGAGAAAATGTAGCGGGATTAAGTACCAATCAAAATATTGTTTCCAG tgATCAAACAAGAGCAAGTGAGGGCCAGATCAAGAAGGGAAAAGACTTGGAAAGTGGTTTGCTGGATTCTGACCAAAGgaaaaatgaacttaaaaaaaatggatCAAAAACAGAACTGCCACCACTTACCTCAGACAAAGATGTTGTACAGACCAAGACTAGAAATCTAACAGGAAAACCTCGCCAAAGTCAGAGTGGACCTCTCATGCCAGGAACCGTATTAAGTCATTCTACTGCTGAAAGGGCTCGCAACATAGAAAG GACTGAGACTGAAAACCAACAGGTTGAGAGAGCTCAGCAAGTGCGAAGAGCACCTAGTTTCAGTGGTCCTTTAATGTTACCAAACCGAGCTTCAGCAAATAGTTTATCAGCTCCTATTAAACCATCTAGTG GATTTAGAGATTCTTTGGAAGACAAGTCAAAAACCAACTTGGTGCAAATTAAAGGGCGATTCTCTGTGACATCAGAAAATGTAGATCTTGTGAAG gATATCCCTTTATGTACAGTTCCTCGACGGTATTCTCAA ACATCACCTCTGAGGAAATCTGCTAGCGTTGGAGAATGGGTTCATGAGAATAAACAAATG CCATCCAATCAGTCAGCTAAGGAAGTTCTCCATGGTAATGTACCTGCATCAATTCTTATGCCCCACCTTCAAAATCTTTTTCAACAAACTTCAATTCAACAG GATCTCATTATGAGTTTGTTGAATAGTATGCAACCATCCACAGGAGAAG CATCTCAAAATGGGAAATCACCTCCGCAACAACGCAATTCAGAGAATAATGGAACC GTTGAAACAGCTGCATCTGAGCGGGAACGCTTGCTTCTAGTAAAGATTTCTGAGCTTCAAACAAG GATGGTTAACTTGACGGATGAATTAACTGCTGAAAAATTGAAGTACATGCAG TTGCAACAACGGTTAAATGCCATGTCAAACCGAGGAGAAGATGGAGACCGGAGAGAAGTGGATTCTTGA
- the LOC115998429 gene encoding UPF0160 protein, with the protein MYSTGMMRVGGIRGLFNLARLNHHLKSPLMATVTTAAGAFSSSPSSSVKLVGTHNGSFHCDEALGCYMIRLTDKFKDAKIVRTRDSQVLESLDAVLDVGGVYDPSRDRYDHHQKGFDEIFGHGFSTKLSSAGLVYKHFGKEIIAKQLQVEEGHPDVHRLYLALYKSFMEAIDAVDNGINQYDTDQPPKYVNNTHLSSRVGKLNLDWIEPDQSPEKENEAFSRAMHLAGSEFMDSVRYYAKSWLPARSIVMECLSSRKDVDPSGEIMVLNRFCPWKLHLFELEEELKIDPPLKYVLYQDERGNSWRVQAVAVSPDRFESRRPLPSQWRGLRDNELSKEAGIPSCVFVHMSGFIGGNQSYEGALAMAKAALKL; encoded by the exons ATGTACAGCACAGGCATGATGAGAGTAGGCGGCATAAGAGGGCTATTTAACTTGGCGAGACTAAACCACCACCTCAAGTCACCTCTAATGGCCACCGTCACCACCGCCGCCGGAGCATTCTCTTCCTCCCCCTCCTCCTCCGTAAAACTAGTGGGCACTCACAATGGTAGCTTCCACTGCGACGAAGCTCTTGGTTGCTATATGATCCGCCTCACCGACAAGTTCAAGGACGCCAAAATCGTTCGTACCCGTGACTCCCAG GTATTGGAGTCGCTTGACGCTGTGCTTGATGTTGGCGGGGTTTATGATCCTAGTCGAGACCGGTATGATCATCACCAGAAGGGGTTTGATGAGATCTTTGGGCATGGCTTTAGCACTAAGCTCAGTAGTGCTGGTCTTGTTTACAAG CATTTTGGGAAGGAGATTATTGCAAAACAGCTTCAAGTTGAAGAAGGACATCCAGATGTGCATAGGTTGTATCTAGCTCTCTACAAGAGCTTCATGGAG GCTATTGATGCCGTAGACAATGGAATTAATCAGTATGACACAGACCAACCTCCAAAATATGTCAATAATACACACTTGTCTTCACGAGTTGGGAAATTAAACTTGGATTGGATTGAACCTGATCAATCACCTGAGAAGGAGAATGAAGCTTTCTCTCGTGCTATGCATTTAGCTGGCAGTGAGTTTATGGAT AGTGTTCGTTATTATGCAAAATCATGGTTACCTGCCCGGTCAATTGTTATGGAGTGTCTTTCTTCAAGAAAGGATGTTGATCCCAGTGGAGAAATTATGGTTTTAAACAGATTTTGCCCG TGGAAGCTTCACTTGTTTGAACTTGAGGAGGAGTTGAAGATTGATCCGCCACTCAAATATGTTCTTTATCAG GATGAAAGAGGCAACAGCTGGCGAGTGCAGGCAGTGGCTGTCTCTCCCGACAGATTTGAGAGTCGGAGGCCCCTACCATCACAATGGCGAGGTCTTAGAGATAATGAGCTCTCAAAGGAGGCTGGAATTCCAAGTTGTGTTTTTGTCCACATGAGTGGGTTTATTGGTGGAAACCAAAGCTACGAGGGAGCATTAGCTATGGCAAAAGCTGCTTTGAAGCTCTAA